A stretch of DNA from Cupriavidus taiwanensis:
TGTTACGACTGGGCACTGCAGCCATCAGGGCACGTGCCACGTCATCGTCGAGCAGCGTGGATTCATCACCTGCCGGCACGCCGACAGCCAGCGTTTCTTCACAAAGTAACAAGCTCGAATTGCCCCGGATGGTTACCGTTAGTTGGTGGCGCAGGCGAACCAGCAGTACCGTGGTGCGACTCGAAACCGCCTCAGTGAAAATGGCCCCCGCACGTGCCACGGCCTCTGCAACTAGTTCGGCCGCCCCACGCCCCTCGTCCAAGGCTGCTTCGAGCAGATAGTCAGCCAAGACAGAGACAAGTGGATGGGTACGATGAATGAACTGTGCAGCCGGCGCAGGAGGCTGGTGAAAATCGATATGCAGCGTACCTGCGAGTCCCTCGCCCTCCAGCCGCTCACCTACCACAGATGGCAAGCTATTCGCATGGAGCTTCCAATGGGTTGCGCCGCTTTTGGTGCTGTGCTCCAGCGGAGCCCCAAGTTGCATAGTCGCCCGTTTGACGAAGCGTTCAACATCCGATTCGCCACCCAGTACAGCCATGGTCTTTTGCCATTCCGGCAGCACATCCTCGGGCTTGAGGCGGCGTTGTGCAAAAAGAGTGCGGTTTTTTGCAGCCTTGTCCCGCGCCGACTGCCACGCTGTATCAATGGCCTCTTCTGGGGCCCCAAAGTCCAGGCCGAGTTGCGGTATCTTCGCTTTGGAAGTTCCCTTTCTTAGCAACACGGCGCCGACGAGCGCCTGAGTTAACTTGCCTTGGTCGTCCGGCATGGGGACGAGCACCCCAAGCTCCTTGCGGATGCTTTCCGCCTTGCGCAGAATGACCTGCAACACCGCGCCATCCACTGGGTTGTCCTGCCCGTAAAGCAAGGTAGTACGAACCTCACGGGCCTTCTGGCCGAAGCGGTCGACGCGGCCCTCCCGTTGTTCATGACGGGTGGGGTTCCAGGAAAGGTCGTAATGGACAACGGCCGTAAATAGGTTCTGAAGGTTGATACCCTCCGAGAGGCAGTCGGTCGCAACTAGAATACGCTGCTCCGCCTCACCCATCGCTTCCACGGCAGCCTCACGCTCGGCCGGTGCAAACTCGCCAGTGACGGCCGTGACCTGGTGGTCCGAAAATACGCGACGCAACTGTTCGGCCACGTAATGGGCGGTGGCGATATAGCGACAGAACACCACTGGCTGGAAGCCGTCATCGGTGAGTTCCTTGAGATGGTCGATAAGGCGCTTGAGCTTAGGGTCCTTGGCCGCGCCCGCTAGGCCTTCTGCACGTGTAACAAGGGCCTTCAGGAGCGTGCTGTCTTCCGTATTGGCCGCCGGCTCGATATCTTGGGTCGTCAGGTCATCCTCGGTGCCATCCAGGACGCGCTCCATGCCCTGTTCATCCGCTTCTTCGAGCGTCACGGCTTCCGCAATCTCATCCTGCTCCGCCAGCGCCTGCCCCTGTAGACGAGTCCGCAAAGCATTCACGGCTGCTTGTGGGGATGATGAGATGCAGCGTAGCAGCGCCAATGCTGCCCACCAGCTCATGCGTTGCTGCATCAAGCTCTGGTCTTCGGTGCGCATCACGAGCTCGCGAGCGTAGTCAAGCACGTCATCAAAAAGCTTGCCCCACTCTCCGGTCAGCTTGTACGTAATCTCGGTGGTCAGCCGCTCGGGGAACACTTGGCGGTCCTGCCACTCTTCGATATCCGGTCGACGACGCTGGACGAAGTGGTTGGCCAGTTGCTCGCGCAGCGGCCTGCGGCTATCCGGCGGGAGGTCCTTTAGCTCGCGGAATTCCGGTTTAAGGAGGCCGAGCAAGTTGTAGAACGCCTCTTCGTCACCGGAGTGCGGCGTCGCAGTGAGCAAGACCATATGCCGCTCAGGATTCTCGGCGAGCCCTTTCAACAAGGTGTATCGCTGTTGACGACCTTGACCACTGTACGTGCAAGTGTGCGCCTCATCGACGATAACGCACTCCGGGCACGCGCGCTGGAATTCGTCCCGACGGCGGTCTGACTTGATGTAATCCAGACTCACCACTGTAAAGGGATAGGCCTCGAAAACGGACTGGTTGGCGGGTAGCCCGCGCTCCAAACGGCCCGCAGTGGTGTTGCGTACCACAACAGCGTTAATGTGAAAGCGCTCCTTCAGTTCGCGCTGCCACTGCTCGCACAGATGCGGTGGACATAGCACCGCAAGGCGAGAAACCTCTCCACGGTCTAGGAGTTCGCGGACGATGAGCGCGGCCTCGATAGTCTTGCCAATACCGACGTCGTCGGCAACTAGCAGTCGAACCACGTCTTGCTTGAGGGCCATCAGAAGCGGAACCAGCTGGTAAGCACGTGGTTCAACGGCGATGTTGCCAAAACTGCGGAAAGGTCCAGCGCCCGTGCGGAGTTTTAGCTGGAGCGCGTCGCGCAGCAACTGACCTGCTGCAAAATTCGAAGCTTGCTCAACCCTGGGCCACGGGAATGTGGCGGGGCCAACCGGATGGGGTTCGATTGGCAAATAGATAAGTGTGGCGTCGTCTTCAGTAGCACCAAGCGGGCGAAGGTACAATGTATCGGCGAAGGACTGCGGAAGAACAATCCAATCACGACCACGGGCGGAAACGAGACTACCCGGCTGAAATGATGTTTGACCCGACATGATTGTTACTTACTTCCCAGTTCCAAAGAGTGCACCATGGTTGGCAAAGACTTCCGGCCAGCCGGCAGCGTCTTTCGGAAAGCGCACTACGTAGTAGCCAGCGCCCTCCAGGCATTGCGTAATAATGGAATCTGCCTCCGCCTGCTGCGGAGAATCGTGATGGGGACCATCTATAAAGATGGCGGCCTTCCAATCCTCGTAGAAAAAGTCAGCCTTCGTGTTGCAGCGTGCAATGCTCTCCTGACCACGGTCAGGCATGCGATAGCCATGTGCCTTGACGTGCTTGAGCCATGCATGTTCCAGCGAACTTCCTGCGAGCCGCTCCAACTCATCTCCCTGGGCCTCCGGCGTGCGACCAAAAGTCCCCACCACGCCCTCCGCACGGGTAAGCCGGCAAAGCACCTCGAGTACCTTGCCCTCGTTATCAATGTCCTGACGGTCAATATTGGAATGGTCGGGCTGGTTGTAGTACGAGAGCAGGCACTTGTAACAACCTGCTTCGCAGATTG
This window harbors:
- a CDS encoding helicase-related protein translates to MSGQTSFQPGSLVSARGRDWIVLPQSFADTLYLRPLGATEDDATLIYLPIEPHPVGPATFPWPRVEQASNFAAGQLLRDALQLKLRTGAGPFRSFGNIAVEPRAYQLVPLLMALKQDVVRLLVADDVGIGKTIEAALIVRELLDRGEVSRLAVLCPPHLCEQWQRELKERFHINAVVVRNTTAGRLERGLPANQSVFEAYPFTVVSLDYIKSDRRRDEFQRACPECVIVDEAHTCTYSGQGRQQRYTLLKGLAENPERHMVLLTATPHSGDEEAFYNLLGLLKPEFRELKDLPPDSRRPLREQLANHFVQRRRPDIEEWQDRQVFPERLTTEITYKLTGEWGKLFDDVLDYARELVMRTEDQSLMQQRMSWWAALALLRCISSSPQAAVNALRTRLQGQALAEQDEIAEAVTLEEADEQGMERVLDGTEDDLTTQDIEPAANTEDSTLLKALVTRAEGLAGAAKDPKLKRLIDHLKELTDDGFQPVVFCRYIATAHYVAEQLRRVFSDHQVTAVTGEFAPAEREAAVEAMGEAEQRILVATDCLSEGINLQNLFTAVVHYDLSWNPTRHEQREGRVDRFGQKAREVRTTLLYGQDNPVDGAVLQVILRKAESIRKELGVLVPMPDDQGKLTQALVGAVLLRKGTSKAKIPQLGLDFGAPEEAIDTAWQSARDKAAKNRTLFAQRRLKPEDVLPEWQKTMAVLGGESDVERFVKRATMQLGAPLEHSTKSGATHWKLHANSLPSVVGERLEGEGLAGTLHIDFHQPPAPAAQFIHRTHPLVSVLADYLLEAALDEGRGAAELVAEAVARAGAIFTEAVSSRTTVLLVRLRHQLTVTIRGNSSLLLCEETLAVGVPAGDESTLLDDDVARALMAAVPSRNMPPPLRDQHIQRALDQLPGWQSMLEAVARTRAQLLLEDHRRVRAASDARGEYRVTPSLPIDVVGVFVLIPA